In Mus caroli chromosome 9, CAROLI_EIJ_v1.1, whole genome shotgun sequence, a single window of DNA contains:
- the A4gnt gene encoding alpha-1,4-N-acetylglucosaminyltransferase — MLKEIHLSLSLVLVFACGVLYQLTLRSQCFFACLPPFSFPQELEGLLRSGRSIVFIETSQRVEPPSLVSCAVESAAKIYPEHPIIFFMKGLSDSVQLTSNTSYPAFSLLSAINNVFLVPLDMERLFKDTPLFSWYTKVNGSTEKHWLHVSSDAARLAIIWKYGGIYMDTDIISIQPIPEENFLAAQGSRYSSNGVFGFVPHHPFLWACMENFVEHYDSSIWGNQGPQLLTRMLRVWCHLKDFHGLGDLKCLNISFLHPQRFYPIPYPQWKRYYQVWDKEPSFNESYALHLWNYMNKEGRTVVRGSKTLVENLYQKHCPKTYRVLIQGAEGTVSKKPGAGSR; from the exons ATGCTGAAGGAAATTCACCTCTCCCTGTCCCTGGTCCTGGTGTTTGCCTGTGGCGTGCTGTACCAGCTCACCCTGAGGTCTCAGTGTTTCTTTGCCTGTCTGCCCCCTTTCTCATTTCCACAGGAACTGGAAGGCCTCCTGAGGAGTGGACGAAGCATCGTGTTTATAGAGACCTCTCAAAGGGTGGAGCCACCTTCGCTGGTCTCCTGTGCTGTGGAGTCTGCTGCTAAAATCTATCCTGAGCATCCCATCATCTTCTTCATGAAAGGACTCAGTGACTCCGTACAGCTGACTTCAAATACCAGCTACCcagccttctccctcctctcGGCCATTAATAATGTTTTCTTGGTGCCTTTGGACATGGAAAGACTGTTCAAAGACACACCCTTGTTTTCGTGGTACACAAAA GTCAACGGCAGTACAGAGAAACACTGGCTACACGTCAGCTCTGACGCAGCCCGCCTGGCCATCATCTGGAAGTACGGAGGCATCTACATGGACACTGACATCATCTCCATTCAGCCCATCCCTGAGGAGAACTTCCTGGCAGCCCAGGGCTCCCGATACTCCAGTAACGGGGTATTTGGGTTCGTCCCCCACCACCCCTTCCTGTGGGCCTGCATGGAGAACTTTGTAGAACACTATGACTCGAGCATTTGGGGCAACCAAGGTCCCCAGTTGCTGACAAGGATGTTACGGGTGTGGTGTCATCTTAAAGACTTCCACGGGTTGGGTGACCTGAAGTGTTTGaatatttccttccttcatccccagAGATTTTACCCCATCCCTTATCCACAGTGGAAGCGCTACTACCAAGTGTGGGACAAAGAGCCCAGCTTCAATGAGTCCTATGCACTGCATTTGTGGAACTATATGAATAAAGAGGGCAGGACTGTGGTTAGAGGAAGCAAAACTCTGGTGGAAAATCTCTATCAAAAGCACTGTCCTAAGACTTATAGGGTTCTGATTCAAGGTGCAGAAGGGACAGTGTCCAAGAAGCCAGGCGCAGGTTCCAGGTAG